A window from Citrus sinensis cultivar Valencia sweet orange chromosome 5, DVS_A1.0, whole genome shotgun sequence encodes these proteins:
- the LOC102613543 gene encoding probable receptor-like serine/threonine-protein kinase At5g57670 yields MIVETNQENSFESWDSFAKCCADHFPETSAFSVIQKGRIISTTRSVLQLRGFRLLSKPEFYIKKKSASSGNEVRIIKSNSPVTSEDALKADGEDLNDQNSNLTSDRQETISLRSISQIQRELPESSLGWPLLRRSNQNRQVLSRLPERNMSVVEWAIGLHSRSSSIASQGNKIEFDCTKTDSTDSSLERDNEFSTRQIIHSTEDASTDGGRNSINEEKYRNPCASEEACTVREGISIDQNEEYTSTVDYGWPLLRISAPETSDSLRDCEDKTLLNQSTSPTPHSQINSFSPKTENPFQMDIPCSEGKYDENTLTPSTELFLKLVSSRCRQFSYEELKQATSQFSSDNLIGEGGCSNVYKGCLSDGKQAAVKVLRSYKEAWNDFSSEVDITSSLEQKSITTLNGVCIEDNYLILVSDFLPKGSLEESLHGAGEQSVLPWGVRFEVAVAIAEALNYLHSECSRPVIHRDVKSSNILLSSDFQPQLSDFGLAIWGPTDSTHMIREDVVGTFGYIAPEYLMHGKVSDKIDVYSFGVVLLELLSGRRPIGFKNLKGPESLVKWAKPILKNGDTETLLDPKLSNEYDNAQMQRMLLAANLCINQSPQLRPNMGQVLKLLRGATHATDWVDRHADDILGSGIQFQEDDDCQKFSSKPHLDFPILDIDLEATSPSSIYTKSFSGTGEKPTSLIGTERTQHRKLKDYLKEEQD; encoded by the exons ATGATTGTAGAAACAAACCAGGAAAACTCTTTTGA GAGCTGGGATTCATTTGCCAAATGTTGTGCTGATCATTTTCCGGAAACCAGTGCCTTTTCGGTCATCCAAAAGGGAAGGATAATCTCAACAACACGTTCAGTTTTGCAACTACGAG GTTTCAGGCTGCTTTCAAAGCCTGAGTTTtacatcaaaaagaaaagtgctAGTTCAGGAAATGAAGTCAGGATTATTAAATCCAATTCACCTGTGACCTCTGAAGATGCATTGAAAGCTGATGGTGAGGACTTGAATGATCAAAATTCCAATCTTACCAGTGATCGCCAGGAGACAATTTCGTTGAGATCAATTTCTCAAATCCAAAGAGAGCTGCCTGAATCAAGTCTTGGATGGCCTCTTCTTCGAAGGAGTAATCAGAATCGTCAAGTTTTGAGTAGACTCCCGGAAAGAAATATGTCCGTAGTTGAATGGGCTATAGGCTTACATAGTAGAAGCAGCTCTATTGCCAGTCAAGGAAATAAGATTGAATTCGATTGTACTAAAACCGATAGTACCGACAGTTCTCTTGAAAGAGACAATGAATTTAGCACTCGGCAAATAATTCACAGTACTGAAGATGCTTCAACAGATGGCGGCAGGAACTCAATCAATGAGGAAAAATACAGAAATCCATGCGCTTCGGAAGAAGCTTGTACGGTTAGGGAAGGCATTTCAATTGatcaaaatgaagaatatACTTCAACTGTTGATTATGGCTGGCCACTTCTTCGAATATCAGCTCCTGAGACCTCAGATTCTTTAAGAGATTGTGAAGATAAAACATTGCTCAATCAATCTACATCACCAACTCCACACTCCCAGATCAATTCGTTTTCtccaaaaacagaaaatccTTTTCAAATGGACATTCCTTGTTCCGAGGGTAAATATGATGAGAATACTTTAACACCATCAACAGAGCTTTTCTTGAAATTAGTCTCGTCTAGGTGCAGGCAATTCAGCTATGAGGAGCTTAAACAAGCAACTTCTCAATTCTCTTCAG ATAACTTAATTGGAGAGGGAGGTTGCAGCAATGTGTACAAAGGATGTCTATCAGATGGCAAGCAAGCAGCGGTGAAGGTTCTGAGATCTTACAAGGAAGCCTGGAATGACTTCTCCTCGGAAGTTGATATAACATCTTCTCTAGAGCAAAAAAGCATAACAACTCTAAATGGTGTGTGCATTGAAGATAATTATCTTATTCTGGTCTCTGACTTCTTGCCCAAAGGGAGTTTGGAGGAAAGCCTTCATG GTGCTGGTGAGCAATCTGTGTTGCCATGGGGGGTGAGGTTCGAAGTGGCTGTTGCAATTGCTGAGGCTCTTAATTACCTTCACAGTGAATGTTCACGGCCTGTTATTCACAGGGATGTAAAATCTTCAAACATTCTTCTCTCCTCTGACTTTCAGCCACAG TTATCAGATTTTGGGCTTGCTATATGGGGGCCAACAGATTCTACTCACATGATTCGTGAAGATGTGGTAGGGACCTTCGGATATATCGCTCCAGAATATCTCATGCACGGGAAGGTCAGCGACAAAATTGACGTTTACTCCTTTGGGGTGGTTCTTCTCGAACTGTTATCAGGAAGAAGACCAATTGGTTTCAAAAATCTGAAAGGACCAGAGAGTCTTGTCAAGTGG GCAAAACCGATATTAAAGAATGGGGATACAGAAACATTACTGGATCCAAAGTTAAGTAATGAGTACGACAATGCTCAAATGCAAAGAATGCTTCTTGCAGCAAACCTCTGCATCAACCAGTCCCCTCAACTTCGTCCCAATATGGGCCAG GTTCTCAAACTACTAAGAGGAGCAACTCATGCAACAGACTGGGTCGACCGCCATGCTGATGATATACTAGGATCAGGCATCCAGTTCCAGGAGGACGATGACTGTCAGAAATTTAGTAGCAAACCCCATTTGGATTTCCCAATTTTGGATATAGACCTTGAAGCCACGTCTCCTAGTAGTATTTACACTAAATCATTTTCCGGTACAGGAGAGAAGCCTACATCACTTATTGGTACAGAACGGACACAGCATCGTAAGCTGAAAGATTACTTAAAAGAAGAGCAAGACtga
- the LOC102613253 gene encoding uncharacterized protein LOC102613253: MSRCFPFRPTLCARNGASGGEALIETIKLHCEKDKSKTELLKEKKRKEKRKEGKGKVVKHCGFSDGNVKKINNEKKFYQEEKSRSLIGENPSKRCEDEEAERVEKSSLTDELDEPVCYLSDGTQSSNKRKRQASPSSTPSITIHKNILRIRLPSLKYRKTDSSLREGQAVGTLLDSSVQKAPDKQQCLTRSKVDEASPIAQFDASACNGTTFYEKKVPSPESLYKSLIEDWVPPPLQAELNDSDDEDWLFGRKQQSQGLKRLKSSNDEPCQPNSSLWPCAHFLSEAGIYALPYSIPF, translated from the exons CTCCATTGTGAAAAGGATAAGTCCAAAACAGAATTacttaaagaaaagaagaggaaGGAGAAAAGGAAAGAGGGGAAAGGAAAGGTGGTAAAACACTGTGGTTTTAGTGACGGAAATGTGAAAAAGATCAATAATGAGAAGAAGTTTTACCAAGAAGAGAAAAGTAGATCTTTAATCGGAGAGAACCCCTCAAAGAGATGTGAAGATGAGGAAGCTGAACGTGTAGAGAAGAGTAGTTTGACAGATGAGCTTGATGAGCCTGTGTGCTACTTGTCTGATGGCACACAGAGCAGCAACAAGAGGAAAAGGCAAGCCTCACCATCTTCCACACCATCAATCACAATTCACA AAAATATCCTCCGGATTCGGCTACCATCTCTAAAGTATAGAAAAACTGATTCCTCTCTCCGCGAGGGACAAGCTGTTGGAACACTGTTAGATTCTTCTGTTCAGAAAGCACCAGATAAACAACAATGCCTTACTAGGAGCAAGGTTGATGAAGCCAGTCCTATTGCTCAATTTGATGCAAGTGCCTGCAATGGAACCACATTCTATGAGAAGAAAGTGCCCAGTCCAGAATCATTATATAAGTCCTTGATAGAGGACTGGGTTCCACCTCCATTACAAGCTGAGCTAAATGATAGCGATGATGAAGATTGGCTTTTTGGTAGAAAGCAGCAATCACAAGGgttgaaaagattaaagagtAGCAATGATGAGCCTTGCCAGCCAAATTCTTCTTTGTGGCCTTGTGCTCATTTCTTGTCGGAAGCAGGCATATATGCGTTGCCTTATTCAATACCGTTTTAG